A window of Thermotoga sp. contains these coding sequences:
- a CDS encoding citrate synthase/methylcitrate synthase, whose product MIQKGLEGVKICESSICFLDGVNGKLYYRGIPVEELAEKSSFEETAYLLWYGKLPTKNELEKFKEKMVEYRDLSDKAVTILHHLPRNLHYIDVLKIFLSIHGSTDGVDEDLKEKAIKIASVFPTILAYYYRYSRSEEPIKPRKDLSHVENFYYMMFGEKNGKVHLLESAFILLMEQDINASTFAALVIASTLSDLYSCIVGALGALKGPLHGGASEKVPPMLEEIESEDRVEEYVQKCLREKKKIMGFGHRVYKTYDPRAVYLKKVLQGHFPNSKLFKIASKLEDYIVSNRIKNIFPNVDLYSSILFEEFGFPRNMFTALFATARVVGWTAHVIEYVSDNKLIRPTSEYVGSLDVKYIPIERRDEDG is encoded by the coding sequence TTGATACAAAAAGGACTGGAAGGCGTCAAGATATGCGAAAGCTCCATATGTTTCTTGGATGGGGTCAACGGAAAACTCTACTATCGCGGTATCCCGGTGGAAGAACTGGCAGAAAAATCGTCCTTTGAGGAGACAGCGTACCTGCTCTGGTATGGAAAGCTTCCCACGAAGAATGAGTTGGAGAAATTCAAAGAAAAGATGGTAGAGTACAGAGATCTCTCCGATAAGGCTGTTACCATACTCCATCACCTTCCCAGGAATCTGCACTATATCGATGTCTTGAAGATATTCCTCTCCATACATGGTTCCACAGACGGAGTGGATGAAGATCTCAAAGAGAAGGCGATAAAGATCGCAAGTGTTTTCCCTACTATTCTTGCGTACTATTACAGGTACTCAAGGAGTGAAGAACCGATAAAACCGAGGAAGGATCTCTCTCACGTGGAGAACTTCTACTACATGATGTTTGGGGAAAAAAACGGAAAGGTTCATCTCCTGGAGTCCGCTTTCATTCTTCTAATGGAGCAGGATATAAACGCCTCCACTTTTGCTGCACTTGTTATAGCCTCCACCCTTTCCGATCTTTATTCGTGTATCGTGGGAGCTCTCGGTGCTCTCAAGGGGCCTCTCCACGGTGGGGCGAGTGAAAAGGTACCCCCCATGCTGGAGGAAATAGAAAGCGAGGACAGAGTAGAAGAGTACGTCCAGAAATGTCTCAGAGAGAAGAAAAAAATCATGGGGTTTGGGCACAGAGTCTATAAGACTTACGACCCAAGGGCAGTCTACTTGAAGAAAGTTCTTCAGGGACATTTCCCGAACAGCAAGCTTTTCAAGATCGCCAGCAAACTGGAAGATTACATAGTCTCGAACAGAATAAAGAACATCTTCCCAAACGTGGATCTGTACTCCAGCATTCTGTTTGAAGAGTTCGGATTTCCAAGGAACATGTTCACTGCCTTGTTTGCAACTGCGCGTGTTGTGGGGTGGACAGCTCACGTGATCGAGTACGTGAGCGATAACAAGTTGATCAGACCAACCAGTGAATACGTGGGTTCTCTGGACGTCAAGTACATTCCTATTGAGCGGAGGGATGAAGATGGGTAA